A window of Amphiprion ocellaris isolate individual 3 ecotype Okinawa chromosome 12, ASM2253959v1, whole genome shotgun sequence contains these coding sequences:
- the tdrd15 gene encoding tudor domain-containing protein 15, whose translation MQPVLDSRHQKSHGSGALAPCALWPVDLKLTHLDWNPEATLIHFQGQHLNICELDYNILHSEIQNAPKTEAAVDVGEFCLVEDSTSSRWFRGRIENQKEDLFDVFLIDHGSVLSANIAHISSCSSDLFILPPKIVCGFLANVLLLQSCSHSVVEDYLSSLIGRNVAGYIPALLPHEVLLLEAPDINSDLVRHGFGRHVDTNTFLFLVEMVTEMPLKQNIAPVPDLLIEKPRRQEIYFKSSGLQRYEDMLSFCGPRLSCGMHVKVRITAAVNLGLFYCQVASMETDLWEMSKKMTAICEYRTKECNQKTPENLGLLCSVKGKDGKWYRGFVQFLPVNSQVSVFFIDYGFFESVKVENVHKLPPELHSTPIMAFACSLSSQIDQDNVLKTQQLSFLKAGLLGGVLDVEISGFDEKQYLYSVTIIGAADDHVKEPEPIQKLPTLKVESVLDTEELSSQGGCLYYETVMGEALGKTLEEEEVQVDSVFVGYVEYVQSPNHFWIRTQKRNDLFEEMMTKLTEHFSNVKLDEDVLMNPDLGTLCCALYEKDMHFYRGVVIDTLEHGAEVLFIDFGNIEKVPHMLIKSIPETFASKSPFAICCSLVNVFPFDDFWSSTASDFFRQTVSNKALLVHVVQMRKNRCAVDLFEMGGSNSQSIAELLISSKQAEYIPIDSVAHNNTRLTRWCATVDISGNIEQWKDCEEEEKSCNKKAEKAQAPASFKALIIKPGFEFAVRCSYISSPSDFWCQPLDMVPAFEELMDGIQHYYSTCTTPLQSGDSCCVAKSPQDGRWYRAFVIEKQRGQAKIMLVDNGCTVQVSANNLQAIMPEYVSLEGQAFRCSLYNLIEPADTQNYGDWGPGVSNLLREFILNSGSGLKCKVVSHLNVKDKGLCHVVDLYNTQTQQSVTKALLEQGLVRGVTMSRKQQLTVFPESFVYSSYGVKPGNEERVYVTHVSSQGEVYCHLERNNEIIEELERKISEESDKMMKASTKAVVRKLCLAKYFDGKWYRGLTRPVQSPLHLSVFFVDYGNTSISEKTDVMFIPRDSDYLLYTPMQAMRCSLDSVSTAELYADVKEWLNETVLNKLVRAMILGKSEDGAFVVQLFNGDVNINEKLKELILGHSHIPKTSSFNISSTKAEHHRRNISIRCRSLPKRQSSTCATSNIYRGDKKKENRTRDRTRNKNTKLKQGNEDKSKSCAPAQPPKNSQGKWQRENQDAKPEQSPQSKVTQITRLSRLSDKNVNAGFSAKCFTSHIDSVNCFFLQLSEDEPAILKLGEDLNTSMFRDSLKLTTSLKIGDIVLAEYEEDAAVYRSVVKSYEGRSCVKVEFVDYGNSAVIGKEKIYTIPEEYLSQPRFSIPCSLLDKSMYENDASFTDAVMEKPLMVDFVRQNGTHWEVKIEVEDTVGLCSALEAAVECSRLTEKEEKSTISCETKEKVRSFEKTQEVCENEVSQSEGTMSSAGCENSMVAPTPVRPLPKLKAKTRRRHRGTSSKTKRYPKAHGKTKTSSVKPTGNDADGFLLPPIRAKDTESGTLLSVQTDGSFYVRLTKSSDLLALLENHITDSIYKCKTVAGEDVKEGLKCLVQTQEENRWQRGVVQQIHEQIYQVFLVDHGIRKEFPSGSIQQQCSELEQIPNLAVLCKMNSLGFSTGEHDHRLCETLKTIIGKEVKVVFVSYCGADNLWMVEIVMNGLFLIQQIKASQQKNEEKIPSPAETQNHGTGEGCTSDTSPPQQLVFAPVDLDKAYSGFAASVTTPFKFCVVLEDLLLTMNRLSIMLDELPGQMSSVPEAHLLAGTCCLLKSDSRNKWCRAEIVHVDPTVVLNLVDYGHYEYMLYDDCSKLKKLPEEITNLPKVTYPCSLRGIKPVAVDGQWSDEATVFFQQCLYQKNLQIFFREFVSTTHWKVDILADGIHVAKELVDAGHASYMDVMLGLRFQEQSPCEALPRRSDCEEECGQEEKGSDETERKMSLKTMSGSSQCSLM comes from the exons GTCACATGGTTCAGGTGCATTGGCACCATGTGCTCTTTGGCCAGTGGACCTCAAGTTAACTCACCTGGATTGGAATCCCGAAGCAACCTTGATACACTTCCAGGGACAGCACCTTAACATATGTGAACTTGACTATAACATTTTGCACTCGGAAATACAGAATGCACCAAAGACTGAAGCTGCGGTAGATGTTGGAGAATTTTGCCTTGTAGAAGATTCGACTTCATCTCGCTGGTTCAGAGGAAGAATTGAGAACCAAAAGGAGGActtgtttgatgttttcctcataGATCACGGTAGTGTCTTGAGTGCCAACATTGCCCACATATCTTCCTGTTCAAGTGATTTGTTCATCTTGCCTCCAAAAATAGTTTGTGGCTTTCTTGCAAATGTGCTTCTGCTTCAGAGTTGTTCACACTCTGTAGTGGAGGACTATCTCTCAAGCCTGATTGGCAGAAATGTCGCAGGTTACATTCCAGCCCTCCTTCCTCATGAAGTCCTCTTACTGGAAGCCCCTGACATCAACAGTGACCTTGTTCGACATGGCTTTGGGAGGCATGTGGACACAAATACCTTCCTTTTCTTGGTTGAGATGGTTACAGAGATGCCGCTCAAACAAAACATAGCGCCAGTTCCTGACTTACTCATTGAAAAGCCAAGAAGACAAGAAATTTACTTCAAATCTTCAGGTCTGCAGAGGTATGAAGACATGTTGTCATTCTGTGGGCCTAGATTGAGTTGTGGGATGCATGTTAAAGTGCGAATAACTGCTGCTGTCAACCTTGGGCTGTTTTATTGTCAAGTAGCTAGCATGGAAACAGATCTTTGGGAAATGTCAAAGAAGATGACCGCAATTTGTGAGTACAGAACCAAGGAATGCAACCAGAAGACTCCAGAGAACCTGGGTTTGCTGTGCTCTGTTAAAGGCAAAGATGGGAAATGGTACAGAGGCTTTGTGCAGTTTCTCCCAGTCAACTCTCAGgttagtgtttttttcatcGACTACGGATTCTTTGAATCTGTCAAAGTTGAGAATGTCCACAAGCTGCCACCTGAACTTCATTCAACACCAATCATGGCATTTGCATGCTCGCTCTCCTCCCAGATTGATCAGGATAATGTGCTCAAAACCCAGCAGTTGAGTTTCCTGAAGGCAGGATTGCTTGGAGGAGTGTTAGATGTGGAGATCAGTGGCTTTGATGAAAAGCAGTATCTGTACTCTGTCACTATAATTGGTGCTGCAGATGATCATGTGAAGGAACCAGAACCCATTCAGAAGCTTCCTACATTGAAAGTTGAGTCAGTTTTGGACACAGAAGAACTGTCATCTCAGGGTGGGTGTTTGTACTATGAGACGGTCATGGGGGAAGCATTGGGTAAAAcactggaagaagaagaagtccaGGTGGACTCGGTCTTTGTTGGGTATGTTGAGTATGTCCAGAGCCCAAACCACTTCTGGATCAGAACACAAAAACGAAATGATTTGTTTGaagaaatgatgacaaaattgACAGAACACTTCAGTAATGTGAAGCTGGACGAAGATGTGCTGATGAATCCTGACCTTGGGACACTGTGTTGTGCACTTTATGAGAAAGACATGCACTTCTACAGGGGTGTGGTGATAGACACTCTTGAACATGGAGCTGAAGTTCTCTTCATTGATTTTGGGAACATTGAAAAAGTCCCGCACATGCTCATCAAGAGTATACCGGAGACATTTGCCAGCAAATCACCATTTGCCATTTGTTGCTCCCTTGttaatgtttttccttttgacGATTTCTGGTCCAGCACTGCGTCAGACTTTTTCAGGCAAACTGTGTCAAACAAAGCCTTGCTggtccatgttgttcagatgagAAAAAACAGATGTGCTGTTGACCTGTTTGAGATGGGAGGCAGCAACAGTCAGAGTATCGCTGAGCTCCTGATCTCATCCAAACAAGCTGAATACATTCCCATCGATTCTGTGgcacacaacaacacaaggcTCACACGATGGTGTGCAACAGTGGACATCAGTGGAAATATAGAGCAGTGGAAGGATtgtgaggaggaagagaagtcATGCAACAAAAAAGCTGAGAAAGCTCAAGCTCCTGCTAGCTTCAAAGCTTTAATTATCAAACCTGGGTTTGAGTTCGCTGTGCGCTGCTCTTATATTAGCTCTCCATCAGATTTCTGGTGCCAGCCTCTTGATATGGTTCCAGCTTTCGAGGAACTGATGGATGGAATTCAGCATTATTACTCCACTTGTACAACCCCTCTCCAGTCAGGAGACTCCTGTTGTGTTGCCAAGTCACCTCAAGATGGAAGGTGGTACAGAGCCTTTGTCATAGAAAAACAGAGAGGTCAAGCAAAAATAATGTTGGTTGACAATGGCTGTACTGTCCAAGTCAGTGCGAACAATCTTCAGGCAATAATGCCCGAATATGTTTCTTTGGAAGGACAAGCTTTCAGATGTAGCCTTTACAACCTCATTGAACCTGCTGACACACAGAATTATGGGGACTGGGGTCCAGGGGTTTCTAACTTGCTGAGAGAGTTTATCCTCAACAGCGGCAGTGGTCTAAAATGTAAAGTTGTCTCTCACTTAAATGTGAAAGACAAAGGGCTGTGCCATGTTGTGGACCTCTACAACACCCAAACCCAACAGAGTGTCACAAAAGCACTCCTTGAACAGGGTCTGGTGAGAGGAGTGACTATGTCAAGAAAGCAACAGTTGACAGTGTTTCCTGAATCTTTTGTTTACTCCTCATATGGTGTGAAACCTGGAAATGAGGAACGAGTCTACGTCACCCATGTTAGCAGTCAGGGGGAGGTCTACTGCCATCTTGAGAGAAACAATGAAATCATTGAAGAGCTTGAAAGGAAAATCTCAGAGGAGAgtgataaaatgatgaaagccAGTACGAAAGCTGTCGTGAGGAAACTGTGCCTGGCAAAATACTTTGATGGCAAATGGTACAGAGGCTTGACACGTCCTGTTCAGTCGCCACTGcatctcagtgtgttttttgtggattATGGAAATACAAGCATATCAGAGAAAACCGATGTCATGTTCATTCCCAGGGACTCTGATTATTTGTTGTACACTCCCATGCAAGCTATGAGATGTAGCCTCGATTCAGTGTCCACGGCCGAGCTCTATGCAGATGTCAAGGAATGGCTGAACGAAACAGTCCTCAACAAACTAGTGAGAGCCATGATACTTGGAAAGAGTGAAGATGGTGCATTTGTTGTTCAGCTGTTCAATGGAGATGTCAATATCAATGAGAAGCTAAAAGAGCTCATTCTTGGTCATTCACATATACCAAAGACTAGTAGCTTTAACATAAGCAGCACAAAGGCAGAACATCACAGAAGAAACATTTCCATCAGGTGCAGAAGTCTACCAAAAAGGCAGTCTTCTACTTGTGCCACATCTAATATCTACAGAGGcgataaaaagaaagaaaacagaactcGTGACAGAACTCGGAACAAGAACACAAAATTGAAACAGGGAAATGAGGACAAGTCAAAGAGCTGTGCCCCTGCACAACCTCCAAAAAACTCTCAAGGGAAATGGCAAAGAGAGAACCAGGATGCAAAGCCAGAGCAGTCACCACAAAGCAAGGTAACACAAATTACCCGGCTCTCGCGTTTGTCTGACAAGAATGTGAATGCGGGCTTCTCGGCAAAGTGCTTCACCTCCCACATCGACTCTGTTAACTGCTTTTTCCTTCAGCTGTCAGAGGATGAACCTGCCATCTTGAAACTGGGGGAAGATCTCAACACAAGTATGTTCAGGGATTCCTTGAAGCTGACCACATCTTTGAAAATCGGTGACATTGTTTTGGCTGAGTATGAGGAGGATGCCGCTGTGTATCGTTCAGTTGTGAAGAGTTATGAAGGCAGGTCATGTGTCAAAGTTGAGTTTGTGGACTATGGAAACTCAGCAGTCATTGGGAAGGAAAAGATCTACACCATACCAGAGGAGTATCTGTCTCAGCCAAGATTCAGCATACCATGCTCACTGCTGGACAAGAGCATGTATGAAAATGATGCTTCTTTCACTGATGCTGTGATGGAGAAGCCGCTCATGGTTGACTTTGTTCGTCAAAATGGAACTCATTGGGAAGTCAAGATTGAGGTTGAAGATACAGTTGGCCTTTGTTCAGCACTTGAAGCAGCTGTTGAATGTAGCCGTTTaactgaaaaggaagaaaagtcTACAATTTCATGTGAAACCAAAGAGAAAGTCAGATCCTTTGAAAAGACACAAGAAGTGTGCGAGAATGAAGTAAGTCAGTCTGAAGGAACGATGTCCTCTGCTGGATGTGAAAACTCGATGGTGGCACCGACACCTGTCAGGCCGTTACCTAAACTGAAGGCAAAAACCCGCCGGCGTCATAGAGGAACTTCCTCCAAAACCAAGAGGTATCCAAAGGCTCATGGGAAAACAAAAACTTCCTCTGTCAAACCAACTGGAAACGATGCAGATGGATTCCTACTTCCACCTATTCGAGCCAAAGACACAGAGAGTGGAACACTTTTATCGGTCCAGACTGATGGCAGTTTTTATGTCAGACTTACGAAGTCCAGTGACTTGCTTGCTTTACTGGAAAATCATATCACTGACAGCATATACAAGTGCAAGACTGTGGCAGGAGAGGATGTCAAAGAAGGCCTCAAGTGCTTAGTCCAGACACAGGAAGAGAACAGGTGGCAAAGAGGTGTTGTTCAGCAGATACATGAGCAAATATACCAAGTCTTCCTGGTGGACCATGGAATAAGAAAAGAATTTCCAAGTGGCTCCATCCAGCAACAGTGTAGTGAACTGGAACAGATCCCCAATCTTGCAGTGCTGTGCAAGATGAACAGCTTGGGTTTCAGTACAGGAGAACATGATCACAGACTGTGTGAAACCCTCAAAACAATAATAGGCAAAGAAGTAAAGGTAGTTTTTGTGAGTTATTGTGGAGCTGATAACCTCTGGATGGTTGAAATCGTCATGAATGGACTGTTCCTCATCCAACAAATCAAAgcttcacagcagaaaaatgaagagaagATCCCTTCTCCCGCTGAAACCCAAAATCACGGCACAGGAGAAGGATGTACCTCAGATACGAGCCCTCCTCAACAACTTGTCTTTGCGCCAGTTGATTTAGACAAAGCTTATTCTGGCTTTGCTGCTTCAGTTACAACTCCCTTTAAGTTCTGCGTTGTTCTTGAAGACTTGCTTCTCACCATGAACAGATTGTCCATCATGTTGGATGAGCTGCCCGGCCAAATGTCTTCAGTTCCCGAAGCGCACCTTCTCGCTGGTACTTGTTGCCTGTTGAAATCAGACTCCAGGAATAAGTGGTGCAGAGCTGAAATTGTACACGTCGACCCCACAGTGGTCCTGAACCTCGTGGATTATGGCCATTATGAATACATGCTGTATGATGACTGCTCCAAGCTCAAGAAGCTACCAGAGGAAATAACAAACCTCCCAAAGGTGACTTACCCCTGCAGCTTGAGAGGGATAAAGCCTGTTGCAGTGGATGGACAGTGGAGTGATGAGGCGACGGTCTTCTTCCAGCAGTGTTTGTACCAGAAGAACCTCCAGATCTTCTTCAGAGAGTTTGTGTCAACCACACACTGGAAGGTGGACATTCTTGCAGACGGCATCCATGTTGCCAAGGAGCTGGTGGATGCTGGACACGCCAGTTATATGGACGTCATGCTAGGACTCAG GTTCCAAGAGCAGAGCCCCTGTGAAGCTCTTCCCCGACGGTCCGACTGTGAGGAAGAGTGTGGGCAGGAAGAGAAAGGCTCGGATGAAACTGAGAGGAAGATGTCCCTCAAAACAATGTCTGGATCTAGTCAGT GTTCCCTGATGTGA